The following proteins are encoded in a genomic region of Chloracidobacterium sp.:
- a CDS encoding TlpA family protein disulfide reductase produces MKFTRISWAFAVLVLISNSFSQTSPRVPVTVIDSAQLQELLKPSGKPVLINFWATWCEPCRDEFPDLVKIDKYYRDRVDIRAVSLDYLSEIDGDVQKFLTLVKAQMPVYLLHTKDETAAYKSVSPDWTGALPMTVLIAPDGKMFYQRMGKFRYETLKEYLDRLLAAPPSDMGIIEEMEFVKVLNGKRDEVRYYYENNWRLYRDAAFKRGMIDSFEYIDVTAPADGAFDIILITRYRGQEQYDEREKNFAELSKELSPKGPFLRGNSKPDAFRKVVHRYVGKPVFYMFK; encoded by the coding sequence ATGAAATTCACTCGTATATCGTGGGCATTTGCCGTTCTCGTTCTCATATCGAACTCATTTTCACAGACATCTCCGCGAGTTCCAGTAACCGTGATCGACAGCGCTCAATTGCAGGAATTGCTCAAGCCGAGCGGCAAACCTGTGCTGATCAATTTTTGGGCGACGTGGTGCGAGCCGTGCCGCGATGAATTTCCGGACCTTGTAAAGATCGACAAATACTACCGCGACCGCGTTGATATCCGTGCCGTCTCGCTCGACTATCTTTCTGAGATAGACGGCGATGTGCAGAAATTCCTGACCTTGGTCAAGGCACAGATGCCGGTCTATCTTTTGCATACAAAGGATGAGACTGCGGCGTACAAGAGCGTTTCACCCGACTGGACCGGCGCCTTGCCGATGACCGTACTGATCGCACCGGACGGCAAGATGTTCTATCAGCGGATGGGCAAATTCCGCTACGAGACCCTAAAGGAATACCTCGACCGGCTGCTTGCCGCGCCGCCTTCGGACATGGGCATCATCGAAGAGATGGAGTTCGTGAAGGTGCTCAACGGCAAACGCGACGAAGTTCGTTATTACTATGAGAATAACTGGCGGCTTTATCGCGACGCGGCGTTCAAACGCGGGATGATCGATTCTTTCGAATATATTGATGTTACGGCTCCTGCGGACGGTGCGTTCGACATCATCCTCATAACGCGGTATCGCGGCCAAGAGCAGTACGACGAGCGTGAGAAGAATTTTGCAGAGTTGAGCAAAGAACTGTCTCCAAAAGGCCCTTTCCTGCGAGGCAATTCAAAGCCTGACGCGTTTCGAAAGGTCGTGCATCGCTACGTCGGCAAGCCTGTCTTCTATATGTTCAAATAA
- a CDS encoding magnesium transporter, with translation MLYVSQILNRPITDARNEKIAAIRDVVVRYGDEDYPPVVGIVARYRRRNFFMPSGNFTDLGPHGVRMTTTVLDLTPFKRHDGEVLLIKDVLDNQLIDVDGKRVVRVNDVQLIETGSGWRVSGADVSLQGFVRRLMPQGFFGSARPVEVIDWADVGYLATDTATATVQLKSSKDKLSRLHPVEIAQLAETLSPIHRTEVVESLDDDIAADTLEEMSTEAQARILEEMDEERAADILEEMSPDDAVDVLDEMDDEKSEQLFALMEDHEKADVAALMAYEHDTIGGLMTTEFVTFPRDLTVGEAIRSLREMAETPNMIYYLYIVEKEGSRKICGLISLRSLILADPTKKLEDVMRVDFRFANPHESAEEAAQAIAEYNLLALPVIDDDGDIAGIVTVDDAMELILPKNLGRRLPRIFS, from the coding sequence ATGCTGTACGTATCGCAGATACTCAACAGGCCGATCACGGATGCGCGGAACGAGAAGATCGCAGCCATCCGAGATGTCGTTGTGCGGTACGGGGACGAGGATTATCCGCCTGTGGTAGGCATCGTGGCACGCTATCGCCGGCGGAATTTCTTTATGCCGAGCGGTAATTTTACGGATCTAGGCCCGCACGGCGTCCGCATGACGACGACGGTGCTCGACCTTACGCCGTTCAAGCGCCACGATGGCGAAGTGCTGCTTATCAAGGACGTTCTCGACAATCAGCTTATCGACGTTGACGGTAAGCGGGTTGTTCGCGTCAACGATGTACAGTTGATCGAAACGGGCAGCGGTTGGCGCGTGTCGGGTGCTGATGTGAGCCTGCAGGGCTTTGTTCGCCGCTTGATGCCGCAAGGTTTTTTCGGCAGTGCTCGTCCGGTCGAAGTTATTGATTGGGCCGATGTCGGCTACCTTGCGACCGACACAGCGACGGCCACCGTACAGCTCAAATCATCCAAGGACAAGCTCTCACGCCTGCATCCCGTTGAGATCGCACAACTTGCGGAAACGCTCTCACCGATACACCGCACAGAGGTTGTCGAAAGCCTCGACGATGACATCGCCGCTGACACGCTCGAAGAGATGTCAACCGAGGCTCAGGCACGCATCCTCGAGGAAATGGATGAGGAGCGTGCCGCCGATATTCTCGAAGAGATGTCGCCTGACGACGCGGTCGATGTGCTTGACGAGATGGATGACGAAAAATCGGAGCAGTTGTTTGCCTTGATGGAGGATCATGAAAAGGCGGATGTTGCCGCGCTGATGGCGTATGAGCACGACACGATCGGCGGATTGATGACCACCGAATTCGTTACCTTTCCGCGCGATCTGACGGTCGGCGAAGCGATCCGCTCATTACGCGAGATGGCAGAGACACCGAACATGATCTACTACCTGTACATCGTCGAGAAGGAAGGCTCGCGAAAGATCTGCGGCCTTATCTCGCTCCGTTCTCTGATACTTGCCGACCCGACAAAGAAGCTCGAAGATGTGATGCGTGTCGATTTCCGCTTTGCGAACCCGCATGAATCTGCCGAGGAAGCGGCACAGGCGATAGCCGAATACAATCTGCTTGCTTTGCCTGTGATCGATGATGACGGCGACATTGCGGGTATCGTTACGGTGGACGACGCGATGGAGTTGATACTGCCAAAGAATTTGGGCCGCAGGCTTCCGAGGATCTTTAGCTAG
- a CDS encoding lytic transglycosylase domain-containing protein, with translation MKATYFTLLTFCLLGSQSYAQNLPRFFDNFDTARGVQVYRPETAAAVTAKQKTVKSKKPLVKRTVQSRPQMAVYEGFAKPHDLIASNRARLTMSASKDMKGFTTGDLTIDSYIVESSRRYGIDPLLIYSQMHQESSFKLKATSYKGASGLMQLMPATARRLGVTNIYDPKQNIEGGVKYMRMLLDMFGQDITLALAGYNAGEGAVMKYGNTIPPYSETREYVRRITSRYASISDGTFARNYRRVNNATAAKLEKKPTLELSFRQDAVAIRLADGRMRLVNQ, from the coding sequence ATGAAAGCAACCTACTTCACACTTCTGACGTTCTGCCTCCTCGGCAGCCAATCCTACGCACAAAACCTTCCTCGATTCTTCGACAATTTTGACACCGCACGCGGTGTTCAGGTTTACCGGCCCGAAACGGCCGCGGCGGTAACTGCCAAACAAAAGACGGTCAAATCCAAGAAGCCGCTTGTAAAAAGGACCGTCCAATCACGGCCGCAAATGGCTGTTTATGAGGGCTTTGCAAAGCCGCACGACCTTATCGCATCTAATCGCGCCCGGTTGACGATGAGTGCATCCAAGGATATGAAAGGCTTTACAACCGGCGACCTCACGATCGATTCTTACATAGTCGAATCCAGCCGAAGATACGGAATCGACCCGCTGCTTATCTACTCACAGATGCATCAGGAATCGTCGTTCAAGCTGAAGGCGACCTCGTACAAAGGCGCCAGCGGCCTTATGCAGTTGATGCCGGCAACGGCGCGCCGCCTCGGCGTAACGAACATTTATGATCCAAAGCAGAACATCGAGGGCGGCGTGAAGTATATGCGGATGCTGCTCGATATGTTCGGACAGGATATAACGCTGGCTCTTGCGGGTTATAATGCCGGTGAAGGCGCGGTAATGAAATACGGCAACACGATACCGCCGTACAGCGAGACGCGCGAATACGTCCGCAGAATTACGAGCCGATACGCTTCGATCTCGGACGGTACGTTCGCGCGAAACTATCGACGTGTAAATAATGCGACCGCCGCAAAGCTCGAAAAGAAGCCGACGCTTGAATTGTCCTTTAGGCAGGATGCCGTCGCGATCCGCCTTGCGGATGGCAGGATGCGGCTCGTTAATCAATAG
- a CDS encoding PH domain-containing protein, translating to MFCENCGQENSDTAKFCRKCGAGIDETETRVASRGEAPMMSALGTPPATERVEPVDDADHHHEEQKIFSISPTLVFVKAGYVLAAVGALIFVGLASALFSGVASWILVALGLLLFLIPAIYHIKQRLIRYTLTENKIEIDSGLIARTTRNIPLRRIQDVTVQTTILQRLVGFGDLSIDNASEQGGTIILKNINSPQKYADALLKQMRRLER from the coding sequence ATGTTCTGTGAGAATTGCGGACAAGAAAATTCCGACACCGCAAAGTTCTGTCGAAAGTGCGGTGCAGGCATAGACGAGACAGAAACGCGTGTTGCTTCGCGCGGCGAAGCGCCGATGATGTCTGCTCTCGGCACGCCGCCCGCGACGGAGCGTGTCGAACCGGTTGATGACGCTGACCATCATCACGAGGAGCAGAAGATATTCTCGATCTCGCCGACGCTGGTCTTTGTAAAAGCGGGCTATGTGCTCGCGGCGGTCGGTGCGTTGATTTTTGTGGGCCTTGCAAGTGCTCTGTTCTCGGGTGTCGCGTCATGGATCCTTGTTGCTCTGGGCTTGCTGTTATTCCTGATCCCGGCGATCTATCATATAAAGCAACGGCTGATCCGCTATACGCTGACCGAGAACAAGATCGAGATCGACAGCGGCTTGATAGCACGCACGACGCGTAACATCCCGCTTCGTCGGATCCAGGATGTTACCGTGCAGACAACGATCCTCCAGCGTCTTGTAGGCTTTGGCGACCTCTCGATCGACAATGCAAGCGAGCAGGGCGGCACTATCATTTTGAAGAATATAAATTCGCCCCAAAAATACGCCGATGCACTTCTCAAGCAGATGCGAAGATTGGAGCGTTGA
- the rfbB gene encoding dTDP-glucose 4,6-dehydratase, giving the protein MATFFITGGAGFIGSAFVRQMLEKSDAEVVVYDLLTYAGNLENLADLNTSRCTFVKGDICDREAVLAALPDGCEAIFNFAAESHVDRSIHSADEFLRTNIIGTQVLLDASRERKVRRFVQVSTDEVMGSLPDDSGELFTEASRLQPNSPYAASKAAAEFIVRAARETHGVDAVVTRCGNNYGPRQFPEKLIPLMIANALNDIPLPVYGDGRNVRDWIYVDDHCSAIWAAYERGRDGTAYNIGARNEQYNIDVVKAILDALGKPHSLIEYVTDRLGHDRRYAIDPTLAETELGWTPAVSWTEGLGRTIEWYLANREWVERIRSGEYRSYYQKMYGAR; this is encoded by the coding sequence ATGGCAACTTTTTTTATTACCGGCGGTGCGGGATTTATCGGCTCGGCGTTCGTGCGTCAGATGCTTGAGAAGAGCGATGCCGAGGTCGTGGTGTACGACCTGCTGACCTACGCCGGCAACCTCGAAAATCTCGCTGACCTTAATACTTCACGCTGCACCTTTGTAAAAGGCGATATTTGCGACCGTGAAGCGGTACTGGCCGCCTTGCCTGACGGCTGTGAGGCGATCTTTAATTTCGCTGCCGAATCGCATGTCGATCGCAGCATTCATTCGGCAGACGAATTTTTGCGGACTAATATAATCGGCACTCAGGTCCTGCTCGATGCATCGCGCGAGAGGAAGGTGAGGCGTTTCGTTCAAGTTTCGACAGATGAGGTAATGGGCTCACTGCCGGATGACAGCGGCGAACTGTTCACTGAGGCTTCACGTTTACAGCCTAATTCGCCGTATGCCGCGTCGAAGGCGGCGGCGGAGTTCATTGTGCGGGCCGCACGCGAGACGCACGGCGTTGACGCAGTTGTAACACGCTGCGGCAACAATTACGGCCCGCGGCAGTTTCCAGAAAAGCTAATTCCGCTGATGATAGCCAACGCCCTCAATGACATTCCGCTGCCGGTTTACGGCGACGGCAGGAATGTGCGCGATTGGATCTATGTGGACGATCATTGCTCAGCCATTTGGGCCGCGTATGAACGAGGCCGCGACGGCACCGCATACAATATCGGAGCACGTAACGAGCAGTACAATATCGACGTTGTAAAAGCTATATTGGACGCACTTGGCAAGCCGCATTCGCTTATCGAATATGTTACGGACAGGCTGGGCCACGACCGCCGATATGCTATCGACCCGACACTCGCCGAAACCGAGCTCGGTTGGACGCCTGCCGTCAGTTGGACGGAAGGACTCGGCCGAACGATCGAATGGTACTTGGCGAACCGTGAATGGGTTGAGCGGATCCGCAGCGGCGAATATCGCAGCTATTACCAGAAAATGTACGGGGCACGCTGA
- the rfbD gene encoding dTDP-4-dehydrorhamnose reductase — protein MRVLITGANGMVAKAMADHCFRAGDEVVALPRAELDITDSKQARGTIADVRPDVVVNCAAYTDVDGAENEQEKCFAVNAFGPENLAAACRDIDALLITISTDFVFDGSFDGFYTQRHTPAPASVYARSKLEGELRVRAANARAIIVRSGWIYGTGGTNFLSVMPELLEAGKTIKAISNAYGTPTYAADLARRIRELAVLDLPCIFHVTNAGSGTTYEGFAREVCRIGGFDVSLIESVSKDSLRRPAARPDSSKMACLFSERFGLGPMPDWIEALERFIGG, from the coding sequence GTGAGAGTTCTGATCACGGGAGCGAACGGAATGGTTGCAAAGGCAATGGCTGACCATTGCTTCCGCGCGGGCGACGAGGTCGTTGCCCTGCCGCGCGCCGAGCTTGATATCACTGACAGTAAGCAGGCCCGCGGTACGATAGCGGATGTGCGGCCCGATGTTGTTGTGAACTGTGCCGCCTATACTGATGTTGACGGTGCGGAAAATGAGCAGGAGAAATGCTTTGCCGTCAACGCGTTTGGCCCCGAGAATTTGGCGGCTGCGTGTCGGGATATTGATGCTCTTCTTATAACCATCTCGACCGATTTCGTCTTTGACGGAAGCTTCGACGGTTTCTATACCCAGCGTCATACGCCGGCACCGGCGAGCGTTTATGCGCGGTCGAAACTCGAAGGCGAACTCCGTGTGCGTGCTGCGAATGCCCGCGCCATTATTGTGCGTTCCGGCTGGATCTACGGTACGGGCGGCACGAACTTCCTGAGCGTGATGCCTGAGCTGCTTGAGGCAGGGAAAACGATAAAAGCGATCAGTAACGCTTACGGAACGCCGACCTACGCGGCCGATCTTGCTCGGCGTATTCGTGAACTTGCCGTGCTCGATCTTCCGTGCATCTTTCACGTAACTAACGCCGGCAGCGGCACGACCTATGAGGGGTTTGCCCGCGAGGTGTGCCGCATCGGCGGCTTTGACGTATCGCTGATCGAGAGCGTTTCGAAAGACTCCCTGCGCCGTCCTGCCGCACGGCCTGACAGCTCAAAGATGGCGTGTTTATTCTCGGAAAGGTTCGGCCTCGGCCCGATGCCGGATTGGATCGAGGCACTTGAACGTTTCATCGGCGGTTAA